A window of Thermodesulfobacteriota bacterium contains these coding sequences:
- the hspQ gene encoding heat shock protein HspQ, translated as MSSERSPKFSIGQLVHHKMFDYHGVIIDVDDVFKGSDEWYSIVARSHPPKDRSWYHVLMYGTSDRTYVAERNLEPDKSDEPINHPEIIDFFSDSVQGLYLPESIN; from the coding sequence ATGTCTTCAGAAAGAAGTCCGAAATTCTCTATTGGTCAATTAGTACACCATAAGATGTTTGACTACCATGGTGTAATTATAGACGTAGATGACGTTTTTAAGGGATCGGACGAATGGTATTCTATAGTAGCACGTAGCCATCCCCCAAAAGACAGGTCTTGGTATCACGTATTGATGTATGGTACTTCAGACCGAACATACGTTGCAGAGAGAAACCTCGAGCCTGATAAGTCAGACGAGCCGATTAACCATCCTGAGATAATTGACTTCTTTTCTGATTCCGTTCAAGGACTATATCTCCCTGAAAGCATTAATTAG